The following proteins are co-located in the Methanobacterium petrolearium genome:
- a CDS encoding zinc ribbon domain-containing protein, producing the protein MGYLECDMCGGRYELENGESPDDFSDKCECGGNLKFFETYSPVDQINKKSTVEDIKKCPHCNFLNKATALFCRNCGKKMDKSLFTRLNDEINLFSVFIGLGVSCIVFIIGSFLFGSIVASASLDVSIYVSQVLIVMVFCGGTATGIVGCEDFKDGAINGLFLSLIGLVILGFVIGVMLFITMGIAAAMSSAFGSYSSTSASSLGTSTVTSDSWFLDFFFTIIKGMIILIMVFISGAVGGSFGVFLKNGLKNVTK; encoded by the coding sequence ATGGGATATTTAGAATGTGATATGTGTGGGGGAAGATACGAACTTGAAAATGGTGAATCACCAGATGATTTTTCTGATAAATGTGAATGTGGGGGAAATTTAAAATTTTTTGAAACCTATTCTCCCGTTGATCAAATAAATAAAAAATCAACTGTTGAAGATATAAAAAAATGTCCGCACTGTAATTTTTTAAACAAAGCAACTGCACTGTTCTGCAGAAATTGCGGCAAAAAGATGGATAAAAGTTTATTTACTCGTTTGAATGATGAAATAAACTTATTTTCTGTGTTTATTGGTCTTGGTGTTTCTTGTATAGTTTTTATTATAGGGTCTTTTTTGTTTGGTTCGATTGTTGCTTCTGCCAGTTTAGATGTTTCGATATATGTAAGTCAGGTCCTGATTGTGATGGTATTTTGTGGAGGCACTGCTACCGGTATTGTTGGATGTGAAGATTTTAAAGATGGAGCTATAAATGGGTTGTTTTTAAGTTTGATTGGTCTGGTAATATTAGGCTTTGTGATAGGGGTTATGTTATTTATAACCATGGGAATTGCAGCAGCCATGTCAAGCGCATTTGGGTCCTATTCATCAACAAGTGCTTCCTCATTAGGAACAAGCACTGTGACTTCAGATAGTTGGTTTTTAGATTTCTTTTTCACTATTATTAAGGGCATGATCATCCTGATAATGGTCTTTATTTCCGGTGCAGTGGGAGGTTCCTTTGGTGTCTTCCTTAAAAATGGTTTAAAGAATGTAACTAAGTAA
- a CDS encoding zinc ribbon domain-containing protein, translated as MICQNCGHENDIDATFCERCGAELGRNPDFGRRQREYPEKSGMSSSTKLLIVVIVALVAILGITAGLLMQSNQDANTANDQLSVSESQEHVTYKAEWRKVTSFSGVDDDYRSFTIKGDQFKVVMSATPTMNYNTNFMNIDVSDLTGIIGSGELNWGPTDALTTKEKTVKFTGSSGTYDIHVSTKDLESWTVTIYDYY; from the coding sequence ATGATATGCCAAAACTGTGGGCATGAAAATGATATAGATGCTACATTTTGTGAGAGATGTGGTGCTGAATTAGGACGAAATCCTGATTTCGGAAGGCGACAGCGTGAATATCCTGAAAAAAGTGGTATGTCCTCATCTACTAAATTATTGATAGTGGTAATTGTTGCTTTGGTAGCTATTTTAGGGATTACTGCAGGACTCTTGATGCAGTCAAATCAAGATGCCAACACTGCTAATGATCAACTTTCAGTTAGCGAATCTCAGGAACATGTTACATATAAAGCTGAATGGCGTAAAGTGACCAGTTTTTCAGGGGTTGATGATGATTACCGTTCCTTCACAATTAAGGGTGATCAATTCAAGGTTGTGATGTCTGCCACACCCACCATGAATTACAATACCAATTTCATGAATATTGATGTTAGTGATTTGACTGGAATCATAGGATCAGGGGAGTTAAATTGGGGACCTACTGATGCCCTGACTACTAAAGAAAAAACTGTTAAATTCACTGGATCTTCAGGAACCTACGATATCCATGTGTCAACCAAAGACCTGGAAAGCTGGACAGTAACCATCTATGATTACTATTAA